The window TTTTTTTGCTGATCCGATTTATGTTTGCAGTGCTTTTTTGATTGTTGAATCTGCAGATCTGGTCAGCGATTTATAGTTTTGATCTGTTCATCTTAGATTGTTTCATTTTGCTGCTCCACGGTCAAATTTTAATATTAGTGTATGTAAAATTGCTACTTGGTACTTTAATACTATTTAAATGCTTAAGTTTATGTgggtttgtttattttattattatgttgaaTGTATGAGTATAGGAATCTATTTGTCAGGGCATGATATGAGTACAGTAAGTATTTCGTGCCACAGATACTGAGAATTGTTTTGGAGTTGGTACTGCTATAACAATTCTTTTTGTAAAACTAAATTGGATATGAAATTGGAATTGATTCTGTACTAGACTACTAGCGATGCACTCAttgttttgtgattttgttttctAGGATTGGGAAGTCAAGGTTTATAATTCTATTTTAGACTAGATTATATCTCATATGGGTCTTACATTATCCTTTTATATAGGGTGGATCAGTGTGATGCTTGATCTCGGCACTTAGTGCCCCTTTTTTTTATTGCAGTTTCCAGATAGAGCTTTTTGTTTATTGTTTGAAGCTGTGCTGATTGTGTCATTATGTTTTTGTGTAAAGTTGGTGAATTTTGAGCTTTGAATGCACATTTTCTGGCCTAAACTATTTAGTGATTTGACTTCAAGGAGATTTATCATGCGATTTTAGCTTAAAAGTGTAAGTTATTGTAGTTTTACGTAGCTTATTACTATGTAGATATAAGAAAACTGGCAGTTACATTTCTAAAGCAGCAAAGGAATTGCCATTTCAAGACAACTGGTAAATGTGCGAATACCATGTCTAATTGATTTGATAATGGTTCATGTTTGAGTTGGTATATGTTGTGACTGGTTTTTCTATAATGTTGTGAACATGCAGTTGAATGATGAGAAGTAAGATGTTTTCTTTTAGTTGTTATGACAGCAATTTTGTGTACTTTGCTGAATTCGTGGACGGCTTGTCTGTGGAGAGCTTAAATGTAGAGATCTGATTCCAATGTTCTAACTGTGCAGGACTTCGTTAAACATTGCAATGGCAGATATGAACCAGCACCCAACTGTCTTCCAGAAAGCAGCTAACCAGCTACACCTGAGCTCAAGTCTGTCCCAAGATGTCCATGCTCGCCATGGGGGCGTGCAGCCTGCTGTTTACCAAAGGCGTTTTGCTTATGGCAACTACTCCAATGCTGGACTACAAACATGCCAAGCCACTCAGGATCTATCATTGATCACCTCAAATGCTTCACCAGTGTTTGTGCAGGCTCCTCAAGAGAAAGGACTTGCAGCTTTTGCCACTGACTTCCTCATGGGTGGAGTTTCTGCTGCTGTGTCAAAGACCGCTGCTGCCCCCATTGAACGTGTTAAACTTTTGATCCAAAATCAAGATGAGATGCTCAAGGCTGGTAGGCTCTCAGAACCATACAAGGGAATTGGCGATTGTTTTGGGAGGACAATCAAGGAAGAAGGGTTTGGGTCTTTATGGAGAGGAAACACTGCTAATGTTATCCGTTATTTCCCCACTCAGGTTTACCATCTATCTCTCTTCATTTTGATGAGTGAAATTTATGAGATGCACACACCTTGGCTGTTCTGTTTGTTTAAGTCAAGCATTGACTGACTGATACTATGTGTTCCACAGGCCTTGAACTTTGCATTTAAGGACTACTTCAAGAGACTCTTCAATTTCAAGAAGGACCGTGATGGCTACTGGAAGTGGTTTGCCGGCAACCTTGCATCTGGTGGTGCTGCTGGTGCTTCTTCATTGCTCTTTGTCTACTCCTTGGACTATGCTCGTACCCGTCTTGCTAATGATGCCAAGGCCTCAAAGAAGGGAGGTGAGAGGCAGTTCAACGGTTTGGTTGATGTCTACAGGAAGACACTCAAATCTGATGGAATTGCTGGTCTCTACCGTGGATTCAACATTTCATGTGTTGGTATCATTGTTTACCGTGGTTTGTACTTTGGAATGTACGACTCTTTGAAGCCTGTTCTCTTGACTGGAAACCTGCAGGTTAGTGTTTTAATCTGTTGGTGTGTTTGCACTGCTAGTTCAACCTTTCTGCTATTCTAAGTTTTTTGCCTTCCTTGCCATAATGTTAGTTGGGTGTATCATTTTTTGGCTATATAAATGTTTTCGTGTTAAAGTGGATGTTGAGAACTTATTTGGGTAGTGATAAGAACTCACTATATTTGGGTGAAGATCTTTAATTTCAGCTGATATTTTCATGTTGCTCGAGTTGTTTGCTTTAAGGGTGGATAAATACTTGGGATTTTGAGGCTTAGTTATTACATTACATGGATAGATAGACTTTTTAGTATGAAAATTGTGGAGTGACTGACCCATGGACTCTATGTATACAGGATAGTTTCTTTGCTAGCTTTGGTCTTGGTTGGCTCATCACCAATGGTGCTGGTCTTGCTTCCTACCCAATTGATACAGTCAGAAGAAGAATGATGATGACGTCTGGTGAGGCCGTTAAGTACAAGAGTTCGTTCGATGCATTCTCCCAGATTGTTAAGAACGAGGGTCCCAAATCCCTGTTCAAGGGTGCTGGTGCAAACATCCTTCGTGCTGTTGCTGGTGCTGGTGTGTTGGCCGGATACGACAAGCTTCAGGTCAttgtttttggaaagaaatacgGATCCGGTGGTGCCTAAGTCAGCCTCTAAACATCCTTTTAGAATTAGATGGTGATGAAAATCTTTTTGGAGTTACGTTTGAGGATTCATTTGGGGAGACAATTACCGTTTTTCCTTTGCCTTGtgtaataatttaaaattttagagCGGGTTAAATCTTTGAAACCCCACTCCCCTTTCTCTTGTTGAATGGGTTTTACTCTTGTTTTGGCGGATCTTAATACACTGCAGAGGTTACAAGTTCTCATTGGGATCTTTGATAAATTACAAATGTGGATCAGTTGAGACTAATGTTTGAGTCTGGTATACcacattttttctttcaaaaattcccatCTTGTTTCTATTATATTCTTGGTCATTGGTAACTTTGCTTTATAGGAAGACATCTGAGCCTACATAACTCGAATCTGCTTTATAGATGGCTATGGTATTAGAACAGTACACATGAGACATGAGTGTAACTATTCTTACACCACACTAGCAGAGTAGCAGTTACCTCTATGGTTGCTGAATCGAACATTAGAAGAGAAGCTTCTTTCTATTAGAATTATAATTCAACTATATTTTGTGAATGAGCAATAGTGAGTCAGCTTTGGGAGCGCCTATATTAATCCCGAATATTGTGGAATTCTCAGTTTATGAACAAGAAGCtacaaaaactaataaaaacGAGTTTGAGACGAGGGATTCAGCAATTGTACAATGTAAACTGAAGATTTATTCTGTTTTTgtagttttcttttcttgctctttgtgaCGTTCTATGTGGGATAACCAGGCAGTAATAGAGAGTGGTAATAAATTAAATACTGTTGAAAGGTACATAGGAGAATTGAAAAACGAACTTTGTCCACTACTGCAAAGCTGCATTTTTCTATTGAAAAATCACTCTTGGTTAATGGGTGGTTAAAACTTAAAACAAGCGAAGAATCTCAATTATCAAGTGACTGAATTTTTTAACAGGACTACCTCCAATATTGAGCGGTAGCAGGGTTAGAATAAAGCGTACTTGTTATTACTGCTTAATATGGATGTTTCATGAACAAGTTTAACTTATGTGCATTGACTTTGTATACATTTTTTTACAGTACCATATTAAATTGACCTGCAGCGACAAGTAACTATTCATAAAAATAGTGCATTTACAGTATAAATAGTGTGATTTACTTATAAGCCTTGGTGTATGGAATTATGACACATTGTACTTGAGTTTTTCTATATTTTACGCATAAGTTTgtttattcaaatttaaaagttATTATATTTCAATTACATTTTAGTCGAGGGCTAAACTTTAAACAACGGTCCAAAAAGCGAATAGGCCACCCAAAATTTACAATAAGGGTATATCAGGAAAGCCATGTGTAATTATCAGGCTGTATAATTATATCAGGCTGTATAATTACTAGGGTAGTAATTACACACCCTGGTAATTACATAGTATTGTAATTAAACTGACCTGTTTATTTACCATAATATAATTCTCACTGTCATGTTTGATTGGACAAGTGTAATTCCATAGTTAAATAAGTATTTTTTTCAGATGAACCTAttgaaatattatataattataaacgataaataatattttttcaaataaataatattattacttGAATAGATTAATCAAAATTGCGAtgacaattttaattttttactaACTTATTAATGTGTTATAAATACGTGTACGTATAAAAAatgttaaatattatttataatcaAGATATTAAaactatatttaaaaaaataaaaaaataaaaaattataaattggTAACTAATATCAGGAAAAAGAAATTGGCATCTTGACtacctttcaaataaataatatcttAATTGAAAATAACTGATAAATGTTtcaattatgaatttaatttttttaccaactcatatgagtaaaatatgaaatttaagatTTGCTGCACTTTTTAAATAATACCTTAAAATATGAGTTTGAGATATTTTTtagtaatatttattttatactaATGAATAAAAATCAAAGCTAGTAAAATATGAAATTGTGTTTAAcaactaagaaaaataataataaatagaaaaagaagaagcaaaatGTGAGAAGTTATAAAGTTATATGGAAGCGCACTATAGGCATCATGTTGAAAGgttaaaaaagaggaaaagaccaaaacaatacattatttttgaCTTTATAATGAAAGTCATACATATTATTTCACATTGAGCATTAATAGTATGTTTACTTTAACAAATTAGTGCACTTTTAGTCATAACACTGAAAAAAGCCCAAAAACATAAATTATCTTTAGCTTTAGATTCAAAGTCATACATATTCTTCCACATGGAGCACTAATAGTCCGTTTACTTTAACAAAGTGGTGCACTTTTAGTCATAACACTAaacacattttaatttttaacagaaatttaagatttgacaaaatatctgttccctttattttcttgtttaccgAAAGAAATAAAGATGACAGATTTATCTAGATAACAAATTACAAATATACatagaatttatttactatttaacTATTTACTAtacttaaaatatatattttattaagaaATGTTAAACACCGTTAATTTTTATTTGCAATGATTCCTAATCTAGATAACCTCAAATGTTATCtagattttttattatatacataatatttactatacgttggcataaaataaatatacgtAAAATCATTGCTGAgagtaaaataaattttattactaaaataaatatacgtaatatatatttattatatttttttattttatgtgagTCAGCGTATAGTAaacataatatttatttttattttatgtatatataataaaaaaatctaGATAACATTTGAGGTTATCTAGATAAAAATCATTGGAAATAAAAATTAACGGTGTTTAATATTTCTTAGTAAAATGTACATTTTACGTATAGTAAATAGATAaatagttaataaaatttatgtatatttactatttgCTATCTAGATAAATCTGTCATCTTTATTTCTTTCggtaaacaaaaaaataaagtgAACATATATTTTGTCAGATATTAGATTTctgttaaaaaataaaatgtgtttagtgttatgactaaaagtgtactactttgttaaagtaaatggactattagtgctccatgtagaagaatatgtatgactttgagtctaagccaaagataatgtatgttttttggttttttttcggTGTTATGACTAAAAGTGCACCACTTTGTTAAAGTAAATGTATTATTAGTGATCCACGTGAAAGAATATGTATGACTTTTATTCTACGGCCAAAGATGATGTATTGTTTTGGTCTTTTCCTCGTTAAAAAATGAgaatattaaaaatagaaaatacaTATTGTAAAGAGAATAATAACTAATataatggaaaaagaaaaaaatggaaaagttaTACTACATTATAATTAAAGagaataattattttcaaattcaaTTACTATGTGACTTTCGAAACAGGATATAAAGAGTGTTTGGCTAGAAATGAAGTCAAAAAGCAAATTGGACTTTAGTAACTAATTTCTCCTTGAGCCCACTAGCAAGGATTTTTGGTCAAGGCCTTGTCTTGTTGTTAAATGGGCTCCAGATATTTTGTCTCGTGTATATCATCTCGAAAGaaataatatattatatttagagttatATGAAAATTAATCCAAATCAACCATAAATGTCAAAAATCTGGTATTTTTTGACTATGTTATATTTAATTAAGAAGTTGCACCCAAAAGTTGCTCTTTCATAAtggataattatatgtttaagAAAGTCTTTGCATCTTCGTCAACTACTTTGCTAGATGACAAAAAAGTACTCAATTACGAAAATATAATTATGGCTACTTTTCAATCAAATTACAAAACACTAAGTCAATCTATATTTTTGTAACTGGGAATCAAAAGATACTCTGTCAAAGTAGATATAGTAACATCTTTACAAAAGAATGAAAAAGGTTTTTTTGGGATAGTAACTATCCAAAAAAGGAAGAAGGTTTATATGCATACAAGTTCAAAATGAGGTATTTTTCGACTTTTAACATCAAAAGTGGAAAAGGTACTTAAAATTGTACAAAGATACAGTATATGATAGAATCAAGGTCAAACCTATATTAACTAACCGGAGCTAGGTGCCATTTTCTACTCAGTTATACACAATTACAATATcataccacttaaatataatttttatacaatatgtcttttgtatttaattatatatgatttatacatagtaaaaataaaatttatataactaattatatattatacaacttatgtacaacttatctacaactttcatacattatttttacccagttatatacaactacaatataatacaacttaaatacaatttttatacaatatgtcttttgtatattttttatctgatttatacatagtaaaaataaattttatacaactaattatatattatacaacttatctacaacttatgtacaacttatctacaactttcagacattatttctacccagttatatacaactacaatatcatacaacttaaatacaatttttatgcaatattgttaaactttcatataatatttaaataaaaatatatatataaacaacataatataatttttctacaattttactacacgtctactacaatttcgtaagtataacgtatgtcatgtcttctttttctttttcttcttcgagtttcaatctgacaTTGAGCCAAagtcaagtctaatcttcaccaaaacaatTGGTGAAACCCAGTTCCATCAAGGCAACAACCCAAAAGTTTAAACACGGGTCCCTTTTTGCAGAACTAAATTAAAATAATTGGTAAGTTTGTATATAAGAGGGAGAGAGAATAAAGATGAGAAATAATTGATTCACAATATAAAGAGATACTCATTTAATTTctaaagtgtatataattggtaaatttgtatatagtatgtaattaaattaaaacttaaGTAGGAAGAGTAATAaaatttcaaatagtgtataggaatgtaaaaatttcaaaagtaaatactcaattCAACAGACTCTTTGTGTAAAGATCACATTTAAGAAATAGTCCAAGTTGGGCCTTCAACTGTGCTTCTTCATCTGTACAAAGTCTAGTCCATATACATTTTCTTGTTTAGTCCTTTAGCCCAAACTCCATagcctctccccccccccccgggtCAAGAAAACAGTTCTTCATATAACGCCGATAAAAAGACAAATCCAAATTCACTTTTTCTCAATACAATTTAAccgattttattttatacattcATAAACATATATGTAGTACTCGCATCAGCAGCAGTTTATAATACTTTTTTCTCTATTTAATCACagacaagaaaaaagaaagaagaaaaaaacctagggttagggtttggttgTAATCCCCTTTCATGGCGGAAGATGAAGAATCAATTTCCAATGTGAATAACCCAATCATGACCGACGAGCTAAAACCCGAACCTGTTATTGAATCGAGTGCCACGTCACCGACACCGGTAGTTGAGAGTAATACGATTTTGCCGGTTCCGGAGTCGGAGGTGGGCCCACCGGTGGTAGAATCAGAGGTTGCCGGAGACAGTTGTCAGCACAGTGGCGGTGGTGATGCTAACGTTGGAGTAGCTGAAAATGGGGAGAATGATGAAGCAATGGTAGAAGGAGAAGTAGTGGCTGAGGCGAGCCCGCCTATGAAAGAACCAATGGTTACAGGGACGGAAAATGAGGAGAACAAAGTAGTGGGAGAGGAAAATGTAACGGCGTTGGTGAAAGATGAGGTGGCAGAGGCAGTGAATGTGACGAAGGAGGAAGCTAGCAGTTGTTTGCCAGCTGGTACTGTTGATGAGACAGTGGTTATGACGAGAAATGAAAATGAGAATGAGAATGATGAAACAATGGGGGAGGCAAATATTTCAATTGTTGAAGACAGAAAAAAGTTGGAGGACGCGGAGAATGGTGAAACAAAAATTGTGACTAGAAATGATAATATGGAGAATGGTGCAACAAAAAATGTGACTAGAAATGATAATATGGAGAATGGTGAAATAGTGACAGAGGCAAATGTTTTAACTGTTGAAGCTAGTAGTAGTCTAGGGTTAGGGAAAGATGGAGAAATGGAGGCAATAAAGAGCGAGGAAGTGGAAATTCCTCCTATTGTGTTAGATGATTTAGGGGGGGTCACTCTAGAAAAAGAAGATGAAACAATGGATGCTGATGATGAGAAAACTGCTAATGAGGAGAAAGTGGTTGTGACTCAAAATGAGGAAAATGATAAAATGGCATCAGGGATAGATATTTCAGCTGCTGAAGCTGGAATAGAGTTGGAGAAAGATGTGGAAATGGGTACAACGAAGCATGACGAAGGGACTGGTGCTGAGGGCGAGGCTGCTACTGGGGAGAAAGTGGTTGTGACTCGAAAAGAAGGAAATAATGAAATGGTTACACAGGTAGATACTTCAGCTGTTGAAGCTAGGATAGAGTCGGAGAAAGATGTGGAAATGGATACAATGAAGCATGAAGAAGGGGAACCTGTTCCTCTAGAGGAGGATGAAGGGACGGGTGCTGCTAATGGGGAGAAAGTTGTGACTCGAAACAAGGGAGATGATGAAATGGCATCAGGGGTAGATATTACAGCTGTTGAAGCTAGAATAGAGTCAGAGAAAGATGTGGAAACGCATGAAATGAAGCATGAAGAAGTGGAACATGTTTCTCTAGACGAAGAGGAGGATGAAGAGACGGGTGCTGAGGACGAGGCTGCTAATGCAACTACTACTGAAATAGAGACTGAAACTGACATGACAGAGTCAGGGAAAGCTTTTGGAGGAAAGAGGAAGAGAAAAATTACTAAGAGTACTGGGAAGTCCAAGTCTGGAGGAAGAACTTCAAGTAAGAAAGCTATTGGAGAGGATGTTTGCTTCATTTGCTTTGATGGAGGGGCTTTGGTGCTATGTGACCGTAGGTAAAGTTTGTTTGTTTTAGAAACATATGTAtgttaaaaatatgattttgCTTTGTTCACAATTCATGGAATTTGCTCACGTGGTGCCTCTTTGGTGCTCTTTACTTTCTAGGGGTTGTACCAAAGCATATCATCCTTCATGTATTGATAGGGACGAGGAATTTTTCCGTGCCAAGGGTCGCTGGAATTGTGGTGAGTGCTCTATTTTGCCTCTTTGCTAAACTCATCTGACTTTATTGAGTAACATGTACCACAAAGTTCTCTGGTATTAGTTTTGTAAAGATAGAAATACACATTGATATGTCTTTCACACTTCGATTTATTTCCAAAGTCTTCTCTAGAAGGTGAACGTCTAAGCCAACACGACTCAATATTTGGAAATTACAAATAAATGCTTTGTGGGACAATTTTTCCGCCTATAACTCAAACTTCATTCATTAATAACATACCAAGATGGTGTGAAAACTATATACAAGTTGTGaaagtgattttttttctttccttgtgGAGTTGTGAAAGTGATTTAACCACAAGTATCTGTCAAGCTATCCCAGTCATTTATACATTTAGGAATCTTCTGCGCACCTAGAAATATGTGAAAACAAATACAGAAGATTGGGAATGACAAAGAAAGAGAGGTGGTATTTGGTGTCAAACTAACAATAGAATAGAAGGGAATGAACAAAGAGAAAGGTGGATTTTTTTCTTTGACATAGGATTGTGCAGTTGCAGCTGAATCCTGTATATGATATAGAGGAAGTGTGGATAACTGATACATTTAGGATGCATTAATCAAATATATTTCCATTTTTATACGAGGTGATTGTAAATATCTTAAGATGGAATGGAGCTGTCCTGAAGTTAATTAAACTAGAGTGGGGCCAGTGTCAATTTTTGAGCATAGATTGGGTTCTATTTTTCTTCCGCTGGGTAGTGAACAATAATTGTTACACTGAGTCTAGTAGAGAGATGATGACTTTTGGGAACATGAAAAGTTGTTAGAGTTG is drawn from Nicotiana tabacum cultivar K326 chromosome 9, ASM71507v2, whole genome shotgun sequence and contains these coding sequences:
- the LOC107785678 gene encoding ADP,ATP carrier protein, mitochondrial, with protein sequence MADMNQHPTVFQKAANQLHLSSSLSQDVHARHGGVQPAVYQRRFAYGNYSNAGLQTCQATQDLSLITSNASPVFVQAPQEKGLAAFATDFLMGGVSAAVSKTAAAPIERVKLLIQNQDEMLKAGRLSEPYKGIGDCFGRTIKEEGFGSLWRGNTANVIRYFPTQALNFAFKDYFKRLFNFKKDRDGYWKWFAGNLASGGAAGASSLLFVYSLDYARTRLANDAKASKKGGERQFNGLVDVYRKTLKSDGIAGLYRGFNISCVGIIVYRGLYFGMYDSLKPVLLTGNLQDSFFASFGLGWLITNGAGLASYPIDTVRRRMMMTSGEAVKYKSSFDAFSQIVKNEGPKSLFKGAGANILRAVAGAGVLAGYDKLQVIVFGKKYGSGGA